Genomic DNA from Roseimicrobium gellanilyticum:
CATGTTTTACCTTCGTTGTTGCTCACCATGGAAAGCGCCACGCGCTCCTTGTTCTCGCGAATGAGGCAGAGGAGTTGCTTCCCGTCCGGAGAGCGTACGAGGTAGGGCTCGCAAGGCTTCAGATCACCCATGTCGAGAATGATCCTCCAGGGGCTCCAGGTGAAGCCGCCGTCTTCGGAAATGCTCTGGGTCAGGATATTTGACTTCGTGTCCTTTGTCTCGCCGGGACGGCGGATGTTGGTGAGGCCAATCAGCTTCTTCCCACCTTCGACGGGAATAATGGTGCAGAAAGGCATGACGCACACGAGCTTGTTGGAGACCATGGGAGACCACGTCTTGCCGTCGTCCTCCGAAACGGACTGATGCATCGTGCCATCGGGACCCTGACCGGCGAAGACAAAGAGGCGTGCCTTGCCTTTCGGATCCGTGAGACGGTAGATGGAGGGACAGTTCTTCAAGGTCTTCCAGCTTTCGGGCACCGGGAGGAGGTCGCTCCAGGTATTGCCACCGTCGTCACTGCGCTTCAGCGGACCGCAATTGCCCCCGTGCTTGTAGGTCCACACGCAGTACATGGTCTTGCCATCGGGCAGGAGCACGGTGGTGGGGTGGCCTTGATATTCCTCAGCGGTGCCCTGGGCGATGACGACCTGACGCGCGGTGTCCTTGGAAAGGTCCACGGCGGCGGGCGGCTTGGGAGCGAAGATGTCCTCCAGTGGCCAGGTGTCGGTGCGGAAGGGGGAGGCGGGAAGACCGGCGCCGTTGTAGAGATTGCATACGGGGCTGGCTTCCCAGGCGTAACGCACGGCGACGGGGGATGGTGTATCAGGACTGGATGCGATTACCTTGTCGCCCTCAATGACCGCGGTGGCGGGTTTCCATACCTTGTCCTTTCCCGCGATGAGGAAGCCCTTCAGCGGACCATCCTTGGCCGCGAGACCGCCGTTGGTGTGGTCGAAGGTGATGACCATCTTTCCATTCTGGACTTCTCCGCCTTGGAACAGTGGACCGGAGGTGGCGGGAACGTCCTTCTTGTAGACGGTGCCGAGCGCCCAGTAGGAGAGGCGCTGGCCCACGCCCTGTTTATTGCGTGGATGGTTGTCTTTGGCTTCGCCGATGTCCACGGTGATGGCCATGCCGGTGTTCTTCACCTTCAGGCTTTCCAGCATGGCTTCACGTACAAGCGGACGGTAGCCCACATGCTCGAAGTTCGGGAGCTGCACCCAGGCGAATGGCATCTCGGGAATGCCGAAGCGGGCGCGCCAGTCATTCACGAGCAGTGGGAGCTGGGTCTTGTACAGCGTGGCTTTCTCCAGGCCGGAGCAGTTGTGCTCGCCCTGATACCAGATGGCTCCCTTGATGGCATAGGGCAGCAGCGGGGCGATCATGCCGTTGTACAGATTCGCAGGATGATTCTGGTCACGCTCGGGCTGCTTGTTCAGCTTGGGACGAGCGGGCGGCTTCACGGCGGTCAGCTTGGCGTCCTTTACCTTGACCTTCCACGCTTCGTCCGCCTTCAGCCATCGGGCGTAGACGGCATCGGCGTCATAGATGAGTTCATCCGTGGCCCACTGGTTGAGTTTGGCTTTGAGTGCGGGCACTTTCGCCTGGGCGTCCTCGCTGGTCCAGGCGGCGATGTCGGTGCCGCCCCAGGAGGAATTGATCATGCCCACCGGTTGCTTCAGGGCGAGGTGCAGTTCGCGACCAAAGAAGTAGGCCACGGCGGAGAAGGCACCCACGGCATCGGGCGATGCCACGACCCACGAGCCCTCGCAATCGGCCTGCAGCGCGCGTTGGGAGTTCTGCTTTACGGTGAACATACGCAGCTCGGGAAGTGCGGCGGCCTGGCGTTCTTCTTCGGGATACTGTCCGCGGGAGAACATGTAAGCCATGTTGGACTGGCCGGAAGCGAGCCATACTTCGCCCACGAGCACGTCCTTGAGGGTGATCGCCTTCGTCGCGGTCTTCACCACGAATTCGGAAGGTTTGGCGGAGGCCTTGAACTTGCCGAGGCGAATCATCCACTTGCCGCTCACGTCTGCCTTAATGGTTTTGGAGACACCATTGAAGGTCGCGGTGACATCTTCATACGGTACGGCCCAGCCCCACACGGGGATGATAGCCTCGGCCTGCAGAACCATGTGATCAGAGAAGATCGCGGGGAGTGACAGCTCCTGCTTCCAATCATCCGTGCGGAAGGGCGCAGCGGGCAGGCCGGCACCATTGTAGAGCGAGGTGTTGGGATTGTCTGTCCACGCATAACGCACCGCGACGGGTTGGGTGACTTCAGGGCTGGAAAGCTCCACGGTGTTTTTCACGAGGGCAGCATCAGCGGTGTGCCATTTGCGATCCGCTCCGGCGATTTGAAAGCTCTCCAATTGGCCAGCCTTCGCTTTCAATCCGCCTTCTGTGTGAGTGAAGGTGAGGGTCACCTTGGCATCCTTCACTTCATGGCCGGCGAGGCGTGGGCCGGAGGGGACGACATCCTTCACCTTGTACACATCACTAAGGGCCCAGGCGGCGAGTCGCTTGCCCACGGCCTGCTTGTTGTGCGGATGCACATCGCGTACTTCACCCACATCAATGGTCACGGCCATGCCGGTGTGAGGTACGTTTTTGAGCGTCTTGTCCTGGGCCTCGCGGACGTCGACCCAGGAGGGGGAACGCTGGATATTGGGAAGCTGCACAAAGCCGAAGGGGAGATCCGGCTGATTCCATCGCGTGCGCCAGTCTTTGATGAGGAGGGGGAGTTGAGTCTTGTAGAAGCGCGCGAGCTGCGGGCTGGCGTTGCTTTCACCCTGATACCAGATGACACCGCGAATGGCGTAGGGGACGAGTGGCGCAATCTTTCCGTTGAAGAGATTCCCCAGCACTGTGGCGCGTTCATGGCTGGCGACGGGATCGCGTGGCTTGCGGGTGGGAAGGGGTTTGCCTTCGGCTTTGGCGCGCTTCACTCCTTCATTGAAGCGGGCCATCTCGGCATCGAACCTGGTCTTCTCTGCCGCAGCATCAAAGGCGGTGCGTGTGGCGTCATTCTGGGTGATGAATTCCTTCAGCGCCGGTTCCTTTTGCTGCGCCTCCGCGCTGATCCATGCCTCGATGCGGGTGCCTCCCACGGAGGAATTGATGAGGCCCACTGGAATGTTGAGTTTCTGATGCAGCTCACGACCGAAGAAGTAAGCCGTGGCGGAGAAGGTGCCGACAGTCTCAGGCGAACACACATACCATGCGCCGCGGCCCTCCTCCTGCGGGGTGGCTGAGCCCTGGGAGGGCTCGATGTACATGCGGATTTGCGGCAGGTTCGCGTTCTTCTTCTCATCTTCGAAATTCAGCGCACCGCTCACACGCATGCCCATGTTGGACTGGCCGGAGCAGAGCCAGGTCTCACCCACGAGGATGTCCTTCACGGTGATCGTGTTCTTGCCCTTCGCGATGAGCGTTTGCGGATCCTTGGTGGCGGAAAGCTTCTCGAGTGTGACCTTCCACTTGCCTGCCTCGTCTGCCTTCGCCGTGGCGGACTGGCCGGCGATGGTGACGGTGACTTCCTCTCCGGGGTCCGCCTTTCCCCAGACGGGCACGGGCACGCCTGACTGGAGGACCGCGTGGTCGGAGAAGAGTGAGTTCAGCTTCACATTGGCCCGGGCGTCCGTGGTGGCGCACGCGGCCAGCAAGGCAGCGAGGAAGAGGGAACGACGTTTCATGGCGAGGAGAGGTGTGGCGGCAGAACGATAGAGGACCCGTAAGCAGTGCAGAAAGGCGTTGGCGAAAGACGAACTCGATCCGGTGGATCTCTCAGCAAATAGCGTTGAGCCGGGATGGGGTCAGGGAGCTTCGCGGGGATTGCCTGTCACCCAAGCCGGAGGGAAGCATGCTACCGTCAGCCGTTTATCGCGTTCGTAAAAGCAGAGGATGAAACCACTCGGTAGCACGGCGAGGTCGGAATAGGCACTGGGACCATCTTCAAGCGTGCGATTCATTGGCCACGTCTTGCCGTCGTCGTAACTGATCTTGATGGAGAGATTGCGCCGCTTGCCGCGAGCTCCGGGGAGGGGCTTGCCTTCTGCGTTGAGTTCGAGGGAGTGGGGATTGCTGAAGATCAGCATGCCGGGCTTCTTGGGGTGCGCCACGATGCCACCCATGCAGATGGGTTCCCACAAGGCATCATCGAAGATGGGAGTGCTCCAGCCGGTGGCGCCATCCGCGCTCGTGGTGACGAGGCGGCGGCTGGCTTTGGAGACGCTGCGCGAGTTCAGCATGACACGGCCATCCGAGAGCTCCGCGACAGAGGTCTCGTTGGGGTTTTTGAGCTCGCCTTCGTTGGGCAGGGGGATGTCGCCCGCCTTCCAGGTGGTACCGCCGTCATCGCTGTAGATGGTGCCAGCCATGGAGGGCGCGTGGTCTCCGGGCTTCTTTCCGTAGGCGAGCCACACGGGCACCACGAGACGGCCGCTCTTGATCTGAATGCCATGACCGGGGCCGGTGGCGAGGACATTCCAGGGGCACTTCGGACGGAAGGCTTCGAAGGCAGAGGTGATCTCCACCGGCTTGGAGAAGGAGAGGCCATCATCCGTGCTGCGCATGTAGAAGCAGCGCGCGTAGTTGATGCAGTAGAGGAAGTGAATGGTCTTCCCGTCGCGGTCGACAATGGCGACAGGGTTGTTCACCGTTTGCTCCTTCGCCCCTTCTTCGTCGTGCTTGTGGGGATTGCCCTCAATCCGCTCACCACTGTGTGCGATGTGCTGGGGAGCAGCCCATGTCTGGCCTCCGTCAGTGCTACGGCGGAGGTGAATTTCGATTTCTCCCCAGTCCGAGCCCGCCTTACGGCGAGCTTCGCAGTAGGCGAGCACGGTGCCCTTCGTGGTGACCACGATGCCAGGGATGCGGTAGAGCGCCGAACCACCCTCGCCACCGACAAAGATGTCGGTCTTTTCGATGACGGGGATGGCGGCGAAGACTTGAAGCGAAAGCAGACAGGAAAGGAAAGCGTAGCGCATGAGGAAGATGAGTAAGTGGGAGTGGCGTGACTACTTCTTCTGCGGCACATCTTTGCCGTCCGTGAGCCACTCCAGATTGAAGCGGGCCACGGTGAGCTTGTCCCCAGCGAAGCCAGCTTTTTCCCCACGACCGTAGAAGCAGAGGATGGTGCCGCTCTTCGTCACGGCGATGTCGCTGTAGGCACTCCACTCGGGCTCGATGGCTTTGTTCACGGTCCAAGTCTTACCTTCGTCGTAGCTGAGCTTGACCGAGACATTGCGGCGGTCGCGGTTCTTGCCGGGTTCTCCCTTGCCAGTGGCCTTCTTCAAGTTGTCGGGATTGCTGAAGAGGATGCGGTTCTTGCCTCCGGTGGCTTCCGTGGAGTAGCGCACGATGCCGCCCATGCAGATGGGCTCGAGCAGGGCATCATCGAACTTCGGCGTGCTCCAGCCGGTGGCGCCGTCCTTGCTGATGGTGGTGAGGCGACGATGCGCCTTGGATTCGCTGCGCACATTCAGCATCACGCTGCCGTCCGCGAGTTCGATGGCGACGGTCTCGTTGGGGTTGATCCACTCCTCCGTGCAGGGCACGGCGATGTCACCGGCGACCCAGGTTTTGCCCAGGTCGTCACTGTAGATGGTGGAGGTCACGGAAGGGCGGTGGGCATTGCCACCCGTACCGGTGGAGAGCCACACGGGCACCACGAGGCGACCGGATTTGGTCTGAATGCTGTGGTTCGGACCGGTGGCGAGCACCTTCCAGTCGTAGTCCATCTTGAACTTCTCAAGGGTGGCCGTGATCTCCACGGGGGTGCTCCACGTCACGCCGTCATCCTTGCTCTGCTGGTAGAAGCAGCGCATGTACTCGATGCAGAAGAGCATGTGCACGGTGCCGTCCTTGTCCGCAATAAGGACGGGGTTGTTGTAGGTCACATCCTTCGGATCCACATTCTTCATTACCAGGGAGAAGGGATTCTTCGTGTGCGGACCAGGCACGTCCGCAATCTTCTTCGCCTCGCTCCAGGTCTTGCCGTCATCGGTGGAGCGGCGCAGGAGGATATCGATTTGATCCCAGTCGCCGCCCTTCAAGCGGGCTTCGCACCAGGCGAGTACGGTGCCTTTGGCGGTGACCACGATGCCAGGGATGTGCTGGAGCTTGTAACCGTTTTCACCGGCCTTGAAGAGGTCGATCTTTTCAAGGAAGGGCTCTGCCGCTCGGGCGGGTACGACGGAGGCAAGTGCGAGGGAGAGGAGGGTGCAGCAAGTAAGGAGTTTCATGCGATGAGGAAGCAAAGATGGTGTGAGGGAAATGGAGTTGATAAGAGTGGCGCGATCACCACTCACCGTGACGCTGGAACTTCCCTTTGACGTTCTCGCCGAACTTCGCGGCGGCGGCATTGAGTCCATCGAGAATCTCGCGCGTGCTCTTGCCCGCGGTATCGCGTGCGGCCGGGATGACGGTCAGGCATTCGTTGGCATCCATGAAGCGCGAGGCCTCCAGCAGATTCGCCTGTTCATTCTCGGGCACCACGAGGAAACCGTGCTTGTCTGCATGGATAAGGTCTCCTGGCGATACCTTGCGGCCAAAGACCTCCACTTCGCAGTTCCAACGTACGGGGTGCGAATAGGCGTGACCTACGCACATGCGCCGGGCGAGGGCTTTGAATCCCGCGTTGGTCATTTCATCCACGTCGCGGATGGCTCCATCCGTGATGGTGCCCACGCAGCCGAGGGCGCGGTGCATGTTGCTGTTCACCTCGCCCCAGAAGGCGCCGTAGGTGTGTGGCTTGTCGAGATCCTGCACGACCACGATCTTTGGTCCAGGAATGCTGGCCACGTATTCACGGTACTCGGTCCAGCCCTTCGGGTTTTCATCACGATGACTCTTCTCGCCGGGTTGGATGACGACAGTCACGGCATAGCCGACCATGGGGCCCATCTGCGGCATGAAGTCGCGTGTTTCCTCGAGATTGAAGGCGTCGCGTGAGGCATTGCGCTTGGTGACCTGTTCCCAGCCGTTGTAGATGGTGGGGGTGTTCCAGCGTTTGAGCTGAAGCAGGTCGGAATGGGCGATGGGGCGGTTGGAACTCATGGAGGATGTGATGAAAAGGGAGGGGTGGGGTGGAGCGATGCGTGGAAGCTATTTCGCGGCACCGAGCTGCGCGGCAGCAGTCTGATTTGGCCTTGCCCAGTGAATGCGCGCAAGGAGGATGCGATTGGGCTCATCGAGCCGTTCCTTGGGGAAGCTGGCCTCGGAGGTCACCACCCACGTCTCCTGGGGATTGAGATCCATCACACCGAAGTTGCCAAGGTCCACACCGGTCTCGGGCATGAGCACCTGTTCCGTGTTGCGCAGGACGCACATCTTCTCCGGGTCCACTTGAGCGATGAAGAGGGGCGCGCGATGGCGGAAGACGTGGTCGTTGTGCGCACCGCGGCGGGTATAGACGAGATAGAGCGCATCGCTGTGCGTCACCCAATGCTGCTGGGTATTGTAGCTGCCGAGCACCTGGCCATCGTCATACTTCCACTCGACGATGGGTTCGTAGTTGATGCCATCCTTGCTGCGAGCCACGAAGGCGGACTTGTCCGAGCGCATGGTGACGAAGTACCGCCCACCGAATCCAGTCACGGAGGGCTCGTACAGGCCGCGCGAGCCTGACTCCACAGTGGTGAGTTCAGAGCCGTGCTCCTTGTAGGTGAGCGTCTTTCCATCGAACGCACAGCGCGCCACGATGGTGGTGTATTGCCGCGTCTTCGGATCCTTGCGGTAGCGGATGGGGAGCAGGATGTCGCCATTCTCAAGGTCGAAGCGTTGATGGCATCCGGCATTTGCCTCCAGCATGGGTTTGCCCTCATGATCCTTCTCAGGAAGCTGAACGATATTCAAGCCGCTCCATGCCTGGGTCTTCGGGTCGTAGACGGTGTAGGACACCCGCTCACGGGCGCGGTCCTCGGTCTTGCTGTCGCGGAAGTTGAATGTCTTGCCCGTGGCCAGCACCACACCCATCTTCCCATGCCACTGGGGGCACACGTCGCCAATCACGATGTCATACCCGTCTGCCAATGTGGTGCGGCGAAGGTTCTCGATATGCACTGGAGGTTTCCAGGTGCGGCCGAGGTCTGCACTGAACACATGAAGCATGTCGCGATAGCCATGCGCGCCATGGAGTTCCGTCTCCTGCGTGGTGAGAATAACCTGTGGTGGATTGCCGGGAATGATGGCTGTGCGGGACTGCGTGAAGTGCAGTCCCTGCTTCCCGCTGAGCAGTACCTGGTGCTCGATGCGGTAGGCGGCAGGCTCCCCGGCGTACGCCGTGTGGATGGCTGCGAGGAGCAGGGTGGAAAGAGAAAGGGTGCGAAGCATGCGAAAGCGCGGCGTTTATGGTGTAGAGACGGGTGCAACGCCTGTGAGCGTGTCACGCCCATCGGTGAGCCACTCAAGATTGAAGCGTACAAAGTGCAGTTCATCCCAGTAGTGCGTGCTGCCCTTCGGTCCACGCTCGTAGATGTAGCCAATGGTCATGTCATCCAGAACCACCATGTCTGAGTAGGAGGAGGGGTGCGGCCAGATGGTCTTGCCTGCGGTCCACGTGGCGCCTTCATCGTAACTGAGGCGCACGGTGAGATTGTAGCGTCCGTACGGGTGCTCGGCTTGTCGGAAGGGGGAGGCAGGACTGGAGAAGAGCAGGCGATTCTTTCCGAGATTCTCCGCGAGGGTGAGGCGTTCGATGGGGCCGTGGCAGCGTGGGGAGATGAGTTCCTCCGCGCGCTTCGGCGTGGTCCATGTCTCGCCACCATCGGTGCTCAGCGCGGTGAGGTGGCGGATGTTGTCTGGGGCATCGGTGTTGCTCTCGTTGCGGGACATGACCATGAGCGTGCCATCGGCGAGCTCCACGAGCTGGCATTCGCTGGTGTGCATGCCGATGTTTCCACCAAGCTTCCACGTGGTCCCGTGGTCATCACTGTAAAAGGAATGTGCGAAACTGCGCAGGCGTCCTTTGCCAATGTCCTCACGATGCCGTGCTGACACGACAAGCCTGCCTGCCTTGGGTCCCTGGCTGAGCTGCACCATGCCATTGCCCGGGCCGCAGCCATAGCGCTGATCCCAATCCTTCTCCCACATCGCCATGCGGCCCTTGGGATTCGTGGGCTCCTCGGCATCCGGCTTGCCTTTGAGTGTGTCCCATTCCGGCTTCGTCACTTGTTCATGGATGGAAACAGGTCCTTGCCAGGTGCGGCCGTGATCCGTGCTGGTGAAGTGGATGAACTGCTTCTTGTCACGCAGGAGGAAGAGCCACAGCTTTCCATTGCTGCGGTCCATGCCCACGGTGATGTCCGTGGAGACGCGCTTCTCGTCGTCAAAGATCGTCTGCTCCTCGCCCCAGGTTGTGCCTTTGTCACCGCTGCGCTTCAGGACGATGTCGTGATTCCCGATGTCGCCGGGGCCATCGTTACGTTTCTCGGCGAAGACGAGGATGTCTCCGTTCTGCGCCTGAAGGATGGCGGGGATGCGGTAGTTCGGCTTGTTGTCCGGCGTGACCGGGAAGAGGCCAACGGTCTGAAACAGTGGTTCCGCGGCATGGGTCATGGAAGACGCCAACACGAGTGCGCCGAAGGTGGCGGCGTGAAGGATGGAGCGATGGAGCTGACCGAGGGAAAACATGCCGGGATGAGGAAGCGTGAACGTGTGACAGGGAACGGTGCGCACACCTGGAACTAACTGGTGAAGGTTGCTCACCAGTGACTCCATCGGACCTCGCCGGGCGTCAAACCTGCCCAGCCGGGGGACCTTTGGCATGATGGGTGCTGTTTCTCATGGAAGCGCGTCGCGCCCTCATGCTCTCCACATCAACTCGAAGCTCGCCTGCCAAGGCACCTGCCATGCTGGCCCTGGTGCTGGGGACACTGCTGTCCACGGTGCTGGCGGGGGTGCTCCGTCGTGGGCAGGATCACGTGTGGGTGGAAGAGGTGCGGAAGCTGGCGCAGGATCGTGCGGAGGTGATTCAAGGGCAAGTCCTCCGCTCCATGGAGGTACTGCACGCCATCGCTGCCTTCTTCGATGCGAATCCTGATGCTACACGCGCGGAGTTTCGCGTTTTTGTGGATCGCGCCCTTTCGAGGCAGCCGGAGCTGCAGGCCCTGGCGTGGGACCCGCGTGTGCCCGGGAGTGAGCGCACCGCATGGGAGAACCGCGCGCGTGCAGAGGGATTCCCCACCTTTGGCTTCACGGAGGAGAAGTCTCATGAGGAAGGTGTCATCGTGCCAGCGGCGATACGCGAGGAGTACTTTCCCGTGTACTATCTGGAGAGCCTGCAACGGAATGTGGCGGCTCTCGGCTTCGATGTGGGCGCGGAACCAAAACGTCGCGAGGCCCTGGAGCGCGCGCGGGATACAGCTCTGCCTTGTGCCACCGTGCCCATCCGCCTGGCGCAGGAGCCTGGCTCGCAGAAGGGGTTCATTGTCTTCCTGCCGGTGTATTCCGTGAGACCGCCACCAGGGACCCAAGAGGCTCGTCGAGGGGCGTTGCGAGGTTTTGCCACCGCAGTCTTCCGCATCGGAGACCTGGTGAGTCTTTCCCTGCGTACCGTGGGGGAGAATGGTGTCGCACTCTCCGTGCGTGATCAGGCGGATGGCTCGCTGCTCTACCGGCAGGTGGGTGAGAGGCTGCCGAATCGTCCCTCGTGGCAATCGTCCGTAGAGGTCGCGGGACGGCACTGGACGTTGAGTTTCGAACCCATCGAAGGCTTCATTGCGCCGGCTTCGGACACGCTGCTGTGGCTTGCGCCTTGCAGCACCATGCTCATCACCCTGCTGCTCACGGGCTACCTGTGGAGCAGTGCGCGGCGTGCCTCGGAGCTCCGGCGTTCCCATGAATCGCTGGAATCCGAGGTGCATGTGCGAAAGCAGGCGGAGGCGGCCGCTGAGTCTGCCAACCGCGCGAAGTCCGAGTTCATTGCCAACATGAGCCACGAGATTCGCACGCCGATGAATGCCATCATTGGCTACTCACAGATTCTCGCCCGCGATCCAGGGCTGCATCCGTTTCATCGGGATGCTGTGACCACCATCTTGAGCAGCGGTGATCATCTCCTGCACATCATCAATGAGATTCTGGACCTCTCGAAGATCGATGCCGGGCGCATGGAACTGGAGCCGGTGGACTTCGATCTCACGGTGCTCGTTCGCGAATTGGAGGCGATGTTTCATCACCCTTGCGAAGAGAAGAAGCTCGGCCTGCGCATGGAGGCCGCGGCTCTGGAGCAGCCTGTCTGGGTGCATGGAGATGAAGGCAAGCTGCGTCAGGTGCTGATCAATCTTCTGGCGAATGCGGTGAAGTTCACCGCGCGGGGCCGCGTGACTCTGCGTGTGCTGCAGGGAGAAGAAGGTCACTGGCGCTTTGAAGTGGAGGACACAGGCATGGGCATTGAGCCCGCTGTGCAGACGCAGATTTTCGAGCCTTTCCAACAGGGGCCGGCAGCACGGGGCAGGGGAGGTACAGGGTTGGGGTTGGCCATCGCACGGCGTCAGGTGGAGATCATGAAGGGGAAGCTGGAGGTGCGCTCCGAGCTGGAGGTGGGTTCGTGTTTCGCCGTGTCTGTGGAGCTGCCGCCTGCGGTGGTCGTCCGTGGCCATACGCCGCCCGTGCTTCGCGAGGTGAAGGGACTGGCAGACGGCTGCCGCGTGCGTGCGCTGGTGGTGGATGACATTGCGGAGAATCGTCAGGTGCTCTCCACCATGCTCACGCAGATTGGCTGTGAGGTGGTGCTGGCGGAGAATGGTCGCCAGGCTCTGGAAGCGGTGAGGGTATCCCGACCGCAGATTGTCTTCATGGACATGCGCATGCCAGAGCTGGATGGCGTGGAGGCCACACGGCGCATCGCAGAGGAGTTCGGCGAGACGGGCGTGAAAGTTGTGGCCACGTCCGCTTCCGCGCTCTCGCATGAGAAGGAGCAGTACCTCAAGGCTGGTTGCGATGACTTTGTGGCCAAGCCGTTTCGTGCGGAGCGCATCTATGCGTGCCTGCTGCACCTGCCTTCCGTCCGGTTCATCTATAAGGAGCGCGTCGCGCCGGATGAATCTGGGGATACGATTGACCTCCGGCAGGTTGCTCTGCCCGAGGATCTTGCCAGCCGTCTCGCGGTGGCGGCGGAACTGCACAGCGCCACCGTGTTGAAGAGCTGCCTGGGTGAAGTGGAGAAGCTGGGACCTGCGGGCGAACGCCTCGCGCAGCACCTGCGTGGCTTCCTCGCGAGCTATGACATGAAGTCCATCCAGCGACTCGTCGCCCAGATACCCATCACCTGATTCTGATGAAGCCCCAAGCACGCATTCTGATAGTAGATGATACACCAGCCAGCCTCTCCCTGCTGGCCAGCGTGCTGGAGCCGCAGGGGCACGAGGTGCTCACGGCCTCCCATGGCAAGGATGCGCTGCAGCTTGCTGCACGAGCCCTGCCGGACCTCATCCTGCTGGACGTGATGATGCCCGGGCACGATGGCTTCTCCGTGTGCCGCATGCTGAAGCGTGAGCCGGAGACAGCGCACATCCCAGTCATCTTCATCACCAGCCGGCAGGAGACGGAGAGTGTGCTGAATGGCTTCCGCGTGGGCGCCGTGGACTACATTGGCAAGCCGTATCAGGCGGAGGAGGTGGTGACGCGAGTGGCCACGCATCTGAAGATCAGCCTGCTCACGCGTGAGCTGCAGGAGCGCAATGCCGCCCTGGAGGAGGAGATGCGCCGCCGGAGTGAAGCGGAGCGCGCGAGGGAGCGTGCGGATCAGCGGCTCTCAACATTGATGTCGCGTGAAGCACAGCGCTGGGGGCTGGCGGGCTTTGTTGGTGAGAGCCCGCATCTGAAGCGGATCATCCAGGACATCGAGCGCTTGCAGCACTTCGGCAAAACGAGCGTGCTGGTCACCGGTGAGAGCGGTACGGGCAAGGAACTCGTGGCGCGTGCCATCCACCATCACAGCCCGCGTGCGTCGGGTGCGTTCATTCCGGTGAACTGCGTAGCGGTACCAGCGGAGCTCGCGGAGTCACTCTTCTTTGGCCACATGAAGGGTTCCTTCACGGGCGCAACTTCAGATCGGAAGGGCTACTTCGAGCTGGCAGATGGTGGCACGCTCTTTTTGGATGAAATCGGTGACATGCCTGCGACGCTGCAAGCGAAGCTGCTGCGCGTGCTGGAGGAT
This window encodes:
- a CDS encoding sialidase family protein, with amino-acid sequence MLRTLSLSTLLLAAIHTAYAGEPAAYRIEHQVLLSGKQGLHFTQSRTAIIPGNPPQVILTTQETELHGAHGYRDMLHVFSADLGRTWKPPVHIENLRRTTLADGYDIVIGDVCPQWHGKMGVVLATGKTFNFRDSKTEDRARERVSYTVYDPKTQAWSGLNIVQLPEKDHEGKPMLEANAGCHQRFDLENGDILLPIRYRKDPKTRQYTTIVARCAFDGKTLTYKEHGSELTTVESGSRGLYEPSVTGFGGRYFVTMRSDKSAFVARSKDGINYEPIVEWKYDDGQVLGSYNTQQHWVTHSDALYLVYTRRGAHNDHVFRHRAPLFIAQVDPEKMCVLRNTEQVLMPETGVDLGNFGVMDLNPQETWVVTSEASFPKERLDEPNRILLARIHWARPNQTAAAQLGAAK
- a CDS encoding sialidase family protein, with amino-acid sequence MFSLGQLHRSILHAATFGALVLASSMTHAAEPLFQTVGLFPVTPDNKPNYRIPAILQAQNGDILVFAEKRNDGPGDIGNHDIVLKRSGDKGTTWGEEQTIFDDEKRVSTDITVGMDRSNGKLWLFLLRDKKQFIHFTSTDHGRTWQGPVSIHEQVTKPEWDTLKGKPDAEEPTNPKGRMAMWEKDWDQRYGCGPGNGMVQLSQGPKAGRLVVSARHREDIGKGRLRSFAHSFYSDDHGTTWKLGGNIGMHTSECQLVELADGTLMVMSRNESNTDAPDNIRHLTALSTDGGETWTTPKRAEELISPRCHGPIERLTLAENLGKNRLLFSSPASPFRQAEHPYGRYNLTVRLSYDEGATWTAGKTIWPHPSSYSDMVVLDDMTIGYIYERGPKGSTHYWDELHFVRFNLEWLTDGRDTLTGVAPVSTP
- a CDS encoding CHASE domain-containing protein; protein product: MLSTSTRSSPAKAPAMLALVLGTLLSTVLAGVLRRGQDHVWVEEVRKLAQDRAEVIQGQVLRSMEVLHAIAAFFDANPDATRAEFRVFVDRALSRQPELQALAWDPRVPGSERTAWENRARAEGFPTFGFTEEKSHEEGVIVPAAIREEYFPVYYLESLQRNVAALGFDVGAEPKRREALERARDTALPCATVPIRLAQEPGSQKGFIVFLPVYSVRPPPGTQEARRGALRGFATAVFRIGDLVSLSLRTVGENGVALSVRDQADGSLLYRQVGERLPNRPSWQSSVEVAGRHWTLSFEPIEGFIAPASDTLLWLAPCSTMLITLLLTGYLWSSARRASELRRSHESLESEVHVRKQAEAAAESANRAKSEFIANMSHEIRTPMNAIIGYSQILARDPGLHPFHRDAVTTILSSGDHLLHIINEILDLSKIDAGRMELEPVDFDLTVLVRELEAMFHHPCEEKKLGLRMEAAALEQPVWVHGDEGKLRQVLINLLANAVKFTARGRVTLRVLQGEEGHWRFEVEDTGMGIEPAVQTQIFEPFQQGPAARGRGGTGLGLAIARRQVEIMKGKLEVRSELEVGSCFAVSVELPPAVVVRGHTPPVLREVKGLADGCRVRALVVDDIAENRQVLSTMLTQIGCEVVLAENGRQALEAVRVSRPQIVFMDMRMPELDGVEATRRIAEEFGETGVKVVATSASALSHEKEQYLKAGCDDFVAKPFRAERIYACLLHLPSVRFIYKERVAPDESGDTIDLRQVALPEDLASRLAVAAELHSATVLKSCLGEVEKLGPAGERLAQHLRGFLASYDMKSIQRLVAQIPIT
- a CDS encoding sigma-54-dependent transcriptional regulator; translation: MKPQARILIVDDTPASLSLLASVLEPQGHEVLTASHGKDALQLAARALPDLILLDVMMPGHDGFSVCRMLKREPETAHIPVIFITSRQETESVLNGFRVGAVDYIGKPYQAEEVVTRVATHLKISLLTRELQERNAALEEEMRRRSEAERARERADQRLSTLMSREAQRWGLAGFVGESPHLKRIIQDIERLQHFGKTSVLVTGESGTGKELVARAIHHHSPRASGAFIPVNCVAVPAELAESLFFGHMKGSFTGATSDRKGYFELADGGTLFLDEIGDMPATLQAKLLRVLEDGEVTPVGANQPRRVDVRVISATNANLPGKIASGDFRQDLYFRLARYAVQTPPLRERPEDLPLLAKHFLQMFSDEMGVPVPGITAEALRTLQSYPFPGNVREMKNVMERALILSAGGPVQKEHLQLFQERGAEIEMDVRAYSGGGVRGEMSSGTPSTALEDIPFDLESAEHVLIQRALEHTGGNVAEAARLLKVNRSRIYRKFPNA